From Neobacillus sp. PS2-9, the proteins below share one genomic window:
- a CDS encoding SNF2-related protein, with protein sequence MSVKIEFDSSWQDDFLHRIDNDGPWGNWELFKLAIGVEKHLVIPEFEGLQAPKHLPNVTPLPHQLETAKQVIENMNGKAILADEVGLGKTIEAGLILKEYMIRGLVKKVLILVPASLVTQWAIELNSKFFIPAITQRKSYVWEQCDVVVSSIDTAKRNPHRDIISKLDYDLIIIDEAHKLKNNKTKNYEFVQNLKKKFCLLLTATPIQNRIEEIFNLVSLLKPGHLGSETAFYEKYKRDARSLNDDEHLKELVNKVMIRNRRADTGIEWTKRHVETIPIEFSPQEKDLYDSITNLKSESDWLPTSAFSVMTLQREACSSRESVFYTLKNMLQKKEDPTPAFEEQINFLISKVEAVQKNSKAEKALEIIQKVNDKVIIFTEYRATQMYLQWYLKQHGISSVPFRGGFKRGKKDWMRELFQKHAQVLIATEAGGEGINLQFCNHIINFDLPWNPMRLEQRIGRIHRLGQEKDVMIYNFAIKNTVEEHILKLLYEKINLFEKVIGELDDILTKLEFGNIEDHLIDIFGQSASEGEMRIKMENLSSMIEFAQTIKEGEAHAAAGNS encoded by the coding sequence ATGTCTGTCAAAATTGAATTTGATTCCTCTTGGCAGGATGATTTTTTACATAGAATTGATAACGATGGGCCTTGGGGAAATTGGGAGCTATTTAAACTAGCAATTGGGGTTGAAAAACATCTGGTCATACCTGAATTTGAAGGCTTGCAAGCTCCAAAGCATCTGCCAAATGTAACACCGCTTCCTCACCAGCTTGAAACAGCTAAGCAAGTGATTGAAAACATGAATGGAAAGGCCATCCTTGCAGATGAAGTGGGACTTGGAAAGACGATTGAAGCAGGCTTGATTTTAAAAGAATACATGATTCGTGGATTAGTGAAAAAGGTACTTATTCTAGTACCCGCATCTTTAGTAACACAATGGGCGATTGAATTGAACAGCAAGTTCTTCATCCCTGCTATTACACAAAGGAAAAGCTATGTATGGGAACAATGTGATGTGGTCGTCTCATCTATAGATACAGCCAAGAGGAACCCGCATCGAGATATTATTTCTAAGCTGGATTATGACCTAATCATTATTGATGAAGCACATAAACTTAAAAATAATAAAACAAAAAACTACGAGTTTGTTCAAAACCTTAAAAAGAAATTTTGTTTATTATTAACCGCAACTCCCATTCAAAACAGAATTGAGGAAATCTTTAACCTCGTTTCACTTTTAAAACCGGGACATTTAGGCAGCGAAACCGCATTCTACGAAAAATATAAACGGGATGCACGTTCCTTAAATGATGATGAGCATTTAAAAGAATTAGTAAACAAGGTGATGATTCGTAATCGACGTGCTGATACAGGAATTGAATGGACAAAGAGGCACGTAGAAACCATCCCCATTGAATTTTCTCCGCAAGAAAAGGACTTATATGATTCAATTACTAATCTAAAAAGTGAAAGTGATTGGCTTCCAACAAGTGCCTTCTCTGTCATGACTCTGCAGCGGGAAGCATGTAGCAGCAGGGAATCTGTTTTTTACACCTTAAAAAACATGCTGCAAAAAAAGGAGGACCCAACTCCTGCCTTCGAAGAACAAATAAACTTTTTGATTAGTAAAGTGGAAGCGGTACAAAAAAATTCAAAAGCTGAAAAAGCCCTTGAGATAATTCAGAAAGTGAATGATAAAGTTATTATTTTTACGGAATATCGTGCGACTCAGATGTATCTGCAATGGTATTTAAAGCAACATGGAATTTCTTCTGTCCCTTTTCGAGGGGGATTTAAACGAGGGAAGAAGGATTGGATGCGCGAACTGTTTCAAAAGCATGCCCAAGTCTTAATTGCAACGGAAGCGGGCGGTGAAGGAATTAATCTGCAATTTTGTAATCATATTATTAACTTTGATTTGCCATGGAACCCTATGAGGCTGGAGCAACGGATTGGACGAATCCATCGTTTAGGACAAGAAAAGGACGTCATGATTTATAACTTCGCCATCAAAAATACAGTTGAGGAGCATATATTAAAGCTTCTTTATGAAAAAATTAATCTGTTTGAAAAGGTCATTGGTGAACTGGACGATATATTAACGAAATTAGAATTTGGCAATATTGAGGATCATTTAATTGATATATTTGGACAATCCGCTTCAGAAGGTGAAATGAGAATTAAAATGGAAAATTTATCATCTATGATTGAATTTGCCCAAACTATTAAGGAAGGTGAGGCACATGCAGCAGCAGGAAATTCATAA
- the comGG gene encoding competence type IV pilus minor pilin ComGG yields the protein MNNKEKGFTYPLTLCLLLFFLVFLTMHVDQLLMERKIAHETAAIQQEEYYFLSSVKKVEAMYQAGETLPVKGGWTYSNGTMEYQAEATIGGIQKVTFNLVLNSGIAVSGRGSFDVVTKKLTKWIEIK from the coding sequence ATGAACAATAAGGAGAAAGGATTTACTTACCCGCTGACACTTTGTTTGCTTCTGTTTTTTTTAGTATTCCTCACCATGCATGTTGACCAATTACTAATGGAAAGGAAAATAGCACATGAAACAGCTGCTATTCAGCAGGAGGAATACTATTTTCTCTCTTCGGTAAAAAAGGTAGAAGCCATGTATCAAGCTGGGGAAACTCTTCCAGTAAAAGGAGGCTGGACGTATAGTAATGGAACGATGGAGTACCAAGCCGAAGCAACTATAGGTGGCATTCAAAAGGTTACCTTTAATTTGGTTTTAAATTCTGGAATAGCAGTTAGCGGCCGAGGTTCTTTTGATGTGGTTACTAAAAAACTAACTAAATGGATTGAAATAAAATAA
- a CDS encoding YqzE family protein codes for MKTNDYVKYMTQTIVKYADQPRDERKRLRYERKQGRASFWYRWFGILPYILYFQMKKRRKL; via the coding sequence ATGAAAACAAATGACTATGTCAAATACATGACCCAAACAATTGTAAAATATGCCGATCAACCAAGGGATGAAAGAAAAAGGCTCCGATATGAGCGAAAGCAAGGACGAGCATCTTTTTGGTATCGTTGGTTTGGAATCCTACCGTATATCCTCTATTTTCAAATGAAAAAGAGACGGAAATTATAG
- the comGF gene encoding competence type IV pilus minor pilin ComGF: protein MKRIPLYMELRHVEYSNEKAFTLIEVLIAFSVFSIIIFFMLPIFQITLNNKDTQVRLRTMEWEVFCSQIKKEMRFSSSAQVLSGRLILTKDTETVQFEKYGTNLRRRVNSTGNEIILQNVSQLSLTTLNNAVKITVVDLSGKVHTVTIFSLVDWNKGS, encoded by the coding sequence TTGAAAAGAATCCCTTTATACATGGAACTGAGACATGTGGAATATTCGAATGAAAAGGCATTTACGCTTATCGAAGTACTAATCGCTTTTTCGGTCTTTAGTATCATTATCTTTTTTATGCTGCCTATTTTTCAAATAACTCTCAATAATAAAGATACTCAAGTGCGATTACGGACTATGGAGTGGGAGGTCTTTTGCAGTCAAATAAAGAAAGAGATGCGCTTCTCTAGTAGTGCTCAAGTGTTATCTGGCCGCTTAATCCTAACCAAAGATACAGAAACGGTCCAATTTGAAAAATACGGTACGAACCTACGAAGACGAGTGAATTCTACAGGGAACGAAATTATACTTCAAAACGTGTCACAGTTGTCTCTAACAACGCTAAACAACGCAGTTAAAATTACGGTTGTTGATCTTTCAGGAAAAGTACACACAGTAACCATTTTTTCATTGGTAGATTGGAACAAGGGGTCATGA
- a CDS encoding YqhG family protein: protein MQQQEIHNFLISYFVANECPIIENKPGYLTVQLTIELDKELMNRPFYWHYLEKTGGIPNPMQLTFITNKEIAPEQIKGEIIHFGSPRLHQIFQSTKNLASYIRLYEKHTQIHNQTPLLPWLCMNVKISYQCDRKRDIYKSIGLQLINGQMVENFHDRLEHIPLTPKIPDYSFTLSPLVKPKSGMLRIENYLTSLINEDDHSWAEEARKRWDQDLKLLEHFYEEIEEENENYETEKKALQEQYEPKINISFINGGLFYLTDKAI from the coding sequence ATGCAGCAGCAGGAAATTCATAACTTTCTTATCAGTTACTTTGTAGCAAATGAATGCCCAATTATCGAGAATAAACCGGGATACTTAACCGTACAATTGACAATTGAATTGGATAAAGAATTAATGAACCGCCCTTTTTACTGGCACTACCTGGAAAAAACAGGTGGTATTCCTAATCCGATGCAGCTCACCTTCATTACAAACAAAGAAATAGCTCCAGAGCAAATAAAGGGTGAGATTATCCATTTTGGCTCACCTAGGCTTCACCAAATTTTTCAATCCACCAAAAATTTGGCCAGTTATATCAGACTTTACGAAAAACATACCCAGATTCATAACCAAACACCGCTACTGCCATGGCTGTGTATGAATGTTAAAATTTCTTATCAATGTGATCGTAAGCGTGATATTTATAAATCAATCGGTTTACAGCTTATTAATGGTCAAATGGTTGAGAATTTCCATGACCGCCTAGAACACATACCATTAACACCCAAAATCCCAGATTACTCTTTTACTTTATCACCATTGGTAAAACCAAAAAGTGGAATGCTAAGGATTGAAAACTATTTAACATCGCTGATTAATGAGGATGATCATTCCTGGGCGGAGGAAGCCCGAAAGCGGTGGGACCAAGACTTAAAACTGTTGGAGCATTTTTATGAAGAAATAGAAGAAGAAAATGAAAATTACGAGACAGAAAAAAAAGCACTTCAAGAGCAATACGAACCGAAAATTAATATCTCCTTTATCAATGGCGGTCTCTTTTACCTCACTGACAAGGCGATATAA
- the comGD gene encoding competence type IV pilus minor pilin ComGD, whose translation MNWNQKGFTLIESLLVLSIFMIISSVTVFTLKPQHTFMEKDSFFIQLKADLYYAQQYAISHQHEVLVQFVPKEYRYYMIYRAEERPIIERDYSHNVNFTEGTMPLSFKFLPDGNINKFGSLILYYRNKIYRLTFLIGEGRFYVSEQ comes from the coding sequence ATGAACTGGAATCAAAAAGGATTCACCTTGATTGAATCACTTCTAGTCCTTTCCATTTTTATGATTATTTCCTCAGTCACAGTCTTCACCCTGAAACCTCAACACACTTTTATGGAAAAGGATTCCTTTTTCATCCAATTAAAAGCTGACCTGTATTATGCCCAGCAGTATGCCATATCGCACCAACATGAGGTATTAGTTCAATTTGTGCCTAAAGAATACAGGTATTATATGATTTACCGTGCAGAGGAAAGACCAATTATTGAAAGAGATTACTCACACAATGTAAATTTCACCGAAGGTACGATGCCTTTATCTTTTAAGTTCCTACCAGATGGTAATATAAACAAGTTTGGGAGCTTAATTTTGTACTATCGAAATAAAATCTATCGGTTGACCTTTTTAATTGGAGAGGGACGGTTTTATGTTTCAGAACAGTAA
- the comGE gene encoding competence type IV pilus minor pilin ComGE — protein MFQNSKGFFLLELLLSLSALLMISMFLLPIFIQVRDQSHQVEIENISRKYMYEELQARMMDHKNFNNYSVVQDGIEYQIIWKDSLVDTGKVVCVKVEKNPFIHGTETCGIFE, from the coding sequence ATGTTTCAGAACAGTAAAGGATTTTTTTTACTGGAACTACTCTTATCACTGTCTGCGTTGTTAATGATAAGTATGTTTTTACTTCCCATTTTCATACAAGTAAGAGATCAATCACATCAAGTTGAAATAGAGAATATTTCACGAAAATATATGTATGAAGAATTGCAGGCAAGGATGATGGATCACAAAAATTTTAACAATTACTCAGTTGTTCAAGATGGAATTGAATATCAAATTATCTGGAAAGACTCCCTTGTAGATACCGGAAAGGTGGTGTGTGTTAAAGTTGAAAAGAATCCCTTTATACATGGAACTGAGACATGTGGAATATTCGAATGA